One segment of Pseudomonadota bacterium DNA contains the following:
- a CDS encoding ABC transporter substrate-binding protein: MALAMLWVSLACGCSRSARRPDDALVVVLPRDAQQLDPRLTGDTYGVRLSRLIFASLVTIDPRTLDVVPDLAQEVQVVSPTCYRVELKGDARFSDGSRLTSEDVLATYRSLVAEDIGSRYARTFQRIARMQAPDEHTVVFHLSEPHATFLTDLEMPILRAEDEHRLVGVGDRPAPVGAGPYRLRPRVGGSLVLEANPNWHHGTPRYPLVRMVVVRDDNTRALRLLAGAADLVVDAMPPLLLPLFEQTREYQVRSVPGVGTTYLGLNLDAPALADPRVRRAIAHAVDRAKLVATKLGGRARLAHSWIAPGLWAHSENVAFHEFDPERSRKLLDAAGFLRRRGQPRMRLTLRVGADRFRVSLARAISAMLAEVGLDVDVRPTETATLLADLNRGRFQMTLLQVPEVIEPHVLSWFFTSQRVPDPGRREGANRWRFRNAEFDAAIERGRSTPVREARYAAYQEAQRILAEKLPVIPLWHDSVVAVAGPRASDFEVARNARFDTLAR; the protein is encoded by the coding sequence ATGGCGCTCGCCATGCTCTGGGTGTCGTTGGCCTGCGGCTGCAGCCGTTCCGCCCGGCGCCCCGATGACGCGCTGGTGGTCGTCCTGCCCCGAGACGCCCAGCAGCTTGACCCGCGCCTAACCGGCGATACCTACGGCGTGAGACTGTCCCGGCTCATCTTCGCGTCTCTCGTTACGATCGATCCTCGCACGCTCGACGTCGTGCCGGACCTGGCGCAAGAGGTCCAGGTCGTCAGCCCGACCTGCTACCGCGTGGAGCTCAAGGGGGACGCGCGTTTCTCGGACGGCTCTCGACTGACCAGCGAGGACGTCCTGGCCACCTATCGCAGTCTGGTGGCGGAAGACATCGGGAGCCGCTACGCGCGCACGTTCCAGCGCATCGCACGCATGCAGGCTCCCGACGAACACACGGTGGTATTCCACCTCAGCGAACCCCACGCCACGTTTCTTACCGATCTGGAGATGCCAATCCTGCGAGCCGAGGACGAACATCGTCTGGTGGGCGTCGGCGATCGACCCGCGCCGGTAGGCGCTGGTCCATACCGACTGCGCCCGCGCGTCGGCGGCAGCTTGGTGCTCGAGGCGAACCCGAACTGGCATCACGGTACGCCGCGCTACCCCCTTGTGCGCATGGTGGTGGTTCGAGACGACAACACGCGGGCTCTGCGCCTGCTAGCGGGAGCCGCGGATCTGGTGGTAGATGCGATGCCGCCGCTGCTGCTGCCCCTATTCGAGCAAACACGGGAGTACCAGGTGCGTAGCGTTCCGGGGGTGGGCACGACGTATCTGGGGCTCAACCTGGACGCCCCGGCGCTCGCCGATCCTCGGGTTCGCCGCGCCATTGCGCACGCTGTGGACCGTGCCAAGCTCGTTGCCACCAAGCTCGGCGGTCGGGCGAGACTGGCGCACAGCTGGATCGCGCCAGGTCTATGGGCCCACTCGGAGAACGTGGCGTTTCATGAGTTCGATCCCGAGCGCTCTCGCAAGCTGCTGGACGCGGCGGGCTTCCTGAGGCGCCGGGGGCAACCCCGCATGCGGCTCACCCTCCGGGTTGGTGCCGACCGTTTTCGAGTCTCGTTGGCCCGGGCGATTTCCGCGATGCTGGCAGAGGTTGGCCTCGACGTGGACGTAAGGCCAACCGAAACCGCGACGCTGCTCGCAGACCTGAACCGTGGCCGGTTTCAGATGACGCTGTTGCAGGTACCCGAAGTGATCGAGCCGCACGTGCTCAGTTGGTTCTTCACTTCACAACGCGTGCCCGACCCCGGGCGGAGGGAAGGCGCCAACCGCTGGCGCTTTCGCAACGCCGAGTTCGACGCCGCCATCGAGCGCGGGCGCAGCACTCCTGTTCGGGAGGCGCGCTACGCGGCTTACCAGGAAGCTCAACGAATTCTGGCCGAGAAGCTGCCGGTGATCCCTTTATGGCATGACTCGGTGGTCGCGGTCGCCGGCCCTCGGGCAAGCGACTTTGAGGTTGCGCGCAACGCTCGCTTTGACACGCTGGCGCGCTAG
- the ileS gene encoding isoleucine--tRNA ligase has protein sequence MFDPVTPEVSFPSRDKQWLAFWEQEQIFRKSVEARSGGKTFVFYEGPPTANGKPHPGHVLTRVMKDVTLRYRAMCGHYVSRRAGWDTHGLPVEVEVEKDLGIHGRFAIENYGVEAFTRRCIESVFKYIEEWRQMTRQIGFWIDLDNAYVTFHRKYVESVWWALKTLFDKGLLYQDRKVLWWWPQGGTALSSHEVGLGYKSVEDPSIVVRFRLRGQDNTSLLAWTTTPWTLPSNVALAVHPSEPYVTAQLESGEKVILARALLGKLLANLQYRVLAERPGRDLAGCKYEPVFSFKEPQGGPAHVVVADDFVSMDTGSGMVHIAPAFGEDDFRVCRSEGLGFLQLIGPDGNFLPEAGDFAGRFCKEADREIVRNLRGRGLLFSEERYRHDYPFCWRSMDDPLIQYARSSWFIRTTREIDRIIENNQGIHWEPDHIRDGRFGSFLSSNVDWALSRERFWGTPLPIWVNDETGAMEAVASWDDVLSKNPDGLDVFERALADDPNLSEHLLVHKPWIDAITWTKAGEPGVYRRVPEVVDCWFDSGCMPFAQWGYPAHNREVFAAQLPADFITEAIDQTRGWFYSLLAISTLLFPERPYPHPYRNCVVLGLISDEKGHKLSKSRRNYADPLAMIERQGADAVRWALCINCVPGQNMRFYEGAASEALREFLLKLWNVYSFFVTYANIDGWDPSKVGPGLGDRPVLDRWIMAELDAAIGSVRAELDAYRTHIAARRLVGFVDALSNWYVRRSRSRFWAAGDGDDKHAAFATLYEVLVTLAKVLAPFTPFLGEDLYQNLVRRRFANVPESVHLTDFPEPLAERRNETLREDVRQARLVVTLGQRVRAQYRLRVRQPLGHAFVIGATPRSRSAISQFSDAIREELNVHELAFTREPTRYVEFQILPDFRKLGPRLGNRMPECKTVLAAADAASLYSKLQVAGEVEIELSNGPLRLCADEIEVRLAAKAGFAAAASGPLVVVLDTKLTDELRREGLAREVVNRVQRARKTRKLAYEARIALACEASEELAHAIEEHREYICGETLCDDLRIGWSDAAQGERHEAHINEQAFAFRLRVLSEAG, from the coding sequence ATGTTTGACCCCGTCACACCCGAAGTCTCGTTCCCTTCGCGGGACAAGCAATGGCTCGCGTTCTGGGAGCAAGAGCAGATCTTTCGGAAGAGCGTCGAGGCGCGCAGCGGCGGCAAGACCTTCGTGTTCTACGAGGGCCCTCCCACAGCCAACGGCAAGCCGCATCCAGGTCACGTGCTGACGCGGGTGATGAAGGACGTGACTCTGCGCTACCGAGCGATGTGTGGCCACTACGTGAGCCGGCGCGCGGGTTGGGACACCCACGGGCTGCCCGTGGAGGTAGAGGTCGAGAAGGACCTCGGTATCCATGGACGTTTTGCGATCGAAAACTATGGAGTCGAAGCCTTTACCCGCCGCTGCATCGAGTCTGTCTTCAAGTACATCGAGGAATGGCGGCAGATGACTCGCCAGATCGGCTTCTGGATCGACCTCGATAACGCCTATGTCACCTTTCACCGCAAGTACGTCGAGAGCGTGTGGTGGGCGCTGAAGACGCTCTTCGATAAGGGACTGCTGTACCAGGACCGCAAGGTGTTGTGGTGGTGGCCGCAGGGCGGCACCGCGTTGTCCTCGCACGAGGTCGGGTTGGGCTACAAGAGCGTAGAGGATCCATCCATCGTGGTGCGTTTTCGTTTGCGGGGGCAGGACAACACTTCCCTTCTTGCCTGGACAACGACTCCGTGGACGTTGCCGTCCAACGTCGCGCTGGCGGTGCATCCGAGCGAGCCCTACGTCACCGCGCAGCTCGAATCGGGCGAGAAGGTCATCCTGGCTCGGGCGCTGCTCGGCAAGCTGCTCGCCAACCTGCAGTACCGGGTCTTGGCGGAGCGTCCCGGACGTGATCTTGCAGGCTGCAAGTACGAGCCGGTCTTCTCGTTCAAGGAGCCACAGGGCGGCCCGGCTCACGTGGTCGTGGCGGACGACTTCGTCAGCATGGACACGGGAAGCGGCATGGTGCACATCGCTCCTGCCTTTGGCGAGGATGACTTCAGGGTTTGCCGCTCCGAGGGCTTGGGTTTCCTGCAGCTCATCGGTCCGGACGGCAATTTCTTGCCCGAGGCAGGCGACTTTGCCGGCCGTTTCTGCAAGGAGGCCGATCGGGAAATCGTCCGCAACCTGCGCGGCCGCGGTCTGCTCTTCTCGGAGGAGCGTTACCGGCACGACTATCCCTTTTGCTGGCGTTCCATGGATGACCCCCTGATCCAATACGCCCGCAGCTCTTGGTTCATCCGTACCACCCGCGAGATCGATCGGATCATCGAAAACAACCAGGGCATCCATTGGGAGCCCGATCACATTCGCGACGGTCGCTTCGGATCCTTTTTGAGCAGCAACGTGGACTGGGCGCTCTCCCGCGAGCGCTTTTGGGGAACTCCCTTGCCCATCTGGGTCAATGACGAAACCGGGGCCATGGAGGCGGTCGCCTCGTGGGATGATGTCTTGAGCAAGAACCCGGACGGCCTGGACGTGTTCGAGCGCGCCCTCGCTGACGACCCCAACCTCAGCGAGCACCTGCTCGTGCACAAACCATGGATCGACGCCATTACCTGGACCAAGGCTGGCGAGCCCGGCGTCTACCGGCGAGTCCCAGAGGTAGTCGACTGCTGGTTCGATTCGGGCTGCATGCCCTTCGCGCAGTGGGGATACCCGGCCCACAACCGTGAGGTTTTTGCCGCGCAGCTCCCAGCGGACTTCATCACCGAAGCGATCGACCAAACGCGCGGCTGGTTCTATTCGCTGCTGGCCATCAGCACCCTGCTGTTTCCCGAGCGGCCCTACCCTCACCCCTACCGCAACTGCGTGGTGCTGGGCCTGATAAGCGACGAGAAAGGTCACAAGCTCTCGAAGTCGAGGCGCAACTATGCCGACCCGCTCGCCATGATCGAGCGCCAGGGCGCGGACGCGGTCCGCTGGGCTCTCTGCATCAACTGCGTTCCGGGCCAGAACATGCGTTTCTACGAGGGAGCAGCATCGGAGGCGCTGCGGGAGTTTCTCCTCAAGCTGTGGAACGTGTACAGTTTCTTCGTCACCTACGCGAACATCGATGGCTGGGACCCGAGCAAGGTTGGGCCGGGCCTTGGCGATCGACCCGTGCTCGACCGCTGGATCATGGCGGAGCTCGATGCCGCGATCGGCTCGGTGCGCGCCGAGCTCGACGCCTACCGGACGCATATCGCCGCCCGCCGTCTCGTGGGTTTCGTCGACGCGCTGTCAAACTGGTACGTGCGGCGTAGCCGCTCGCGTTTTTGGGCGGCGGGCGATGGCGACGATAAGCACGCCGCGTTCGCAACGCTGTACGAAGTACTGGTCACGCTGGCCAAGGTGCTGGCTCCGTTCACGCCGTTCTTGGGCGAAGACCTGTACCAGAACCTCGTGCGCAGGCGATTCGCGAACGTGCCCGAATCGGTCCATCTGACCGATTTCCCCGAGCCGCTCGCTGAGCGCAGGAACGAAACCTTGCGCGAGGACGTGCGGCAGGCCCGTCTCGTCGTGACCCTGGGGCAGCGGGTACGAGCCCAGTACCGGCTCAGAGTCCGCCAGCCTCTTGGGCACGCTTTCGTGATCGGTGCGACGCCGCGTTCCCGCAGCGCGATCTCCCAGTTTTCGGATGCGATCCGGGAGGAGCTGAACGTTCACGAGCTCGCCTTCACCCGGGAGCCCACCCGCTATGTCGAGTTTCAGATCCTGCCGGACTTCCGCAAGCTCGGGCCCCGGTTGGGAAACCGCATGCCCGAATGCAAGACGGTGCTGGCAGCCGCGGATGCGGCTTCGCTCTATTCCAAGCTTCAAGTCGCTGGGGAGGTCGAAATCGAACTGTCGAACGGTCCACTGCGGTTGTGCGCCGACGAGATCGAGGTGCGCCTGGCGGCGAAGGCGGGCTTTGCCGCGGCGGCCAGCGGCCCGCTTGTTGTAGTGCTCGACACCAAGCTAACCGATGAGCTGCGGCGGGAGGGCCTGGCGCGCGAGGTGGTGAACCGCGTACAACGCGCTCGCAAGACGCGCAAACTAGCCTATGAGGCGCGCATCGCACTTGCCTGCGAAGCAAGCGAAGAGCTCGCGCACGCGATCGAGGAGCACCGCGAGTACATTTGCGGCGAAACGTTGTGCGACGACCTCCGCATCGGCTGGTCGGACGCTGCCCAAGGCGAGCGCCACGAGGCCCACATCAATGAACAGGCATTCGCCTTCCGGCTCAGGGTCCTGTCGGAAGCGGGCTAG
- a CDS encoding sigma-70 family RNA polymerase sigma factor, with protein MTKRGSKTGRRARGSQALATEELVAPFELTQDDEHEPSRAELADAQEETDKALKAMERETGGDSTLSKYFREMASHRVLSPKEEVDAAKEVVRFEQAYWETLFSYLPAFETVASVLERCVERFPQELTALRKVARSIDHVRPGKSEQTKWDGLSRAAAKSLRELDADRLFVNEADRAVHRLAGMYRTERDIEGGGIRITPAFQRYLAAVERANRDQQRSKNRFVSANLRLVVSIARRYNRGRLPLIDLIQEGNIGLMKAVERFDHRRGYRFSTYASWWIRHAISRALADKGRAVRIPVHMLDTYNRVARATQAITTRTGEEPSTQELEKETGIAAEKLEKIRGHWAETPFSLDRPVNDEDGRRFVDFLEEDDVPTPYETLLSQNWADEVRRLLCALTPMEARILRWRFGLDDEDELTLKEIGDKYNLSRERIRQLQEQALSKIRRQIRE; from the coding sequence ATGACCAAGCGAGGCAGCAAGACTGGACGAAGAGCACGAGGCAGCCAGGCGCTGGCCACCGAGGAATTGGTCGCTCCGTTCGAGTTGACACAGGACGATGAGCACGAGCCGAGCCGGGCCGAGCTGGCCGATGCCCAGGAGGAAACCGACAAGGCGCTGAAAGCCATGGAGCGAGAGACTGGCGGCGACAGCACGCTATCCAAGTACTTTCGTGAGATGGCCTCGCATCGCGTGCTATCTCCGAAGGAAGAGGTCGATGCGGCCAAGGAGGTCGTGCGGTTCGAGCAAGCATACTGGGAGACGCTCTTTTCGTATTTGCCGGCATTCGAGACCGTCGCCTCCGTCTTGGAGCGTTGTGTGGAGCGCTTTCCACAGGAGCTGACTGCCCTGCGCAAGGTTGCGCGCAGCATCGACCACGTGCGTCCGGGCAAGAGCGAGCAGACGAAGTGGGACGGTCTCAGCAGGGCAGCCGCCAAGAGTCTGCGCGAGCTCGACGCAGACCGCTTGTTCGTCAACGAAGCGGACCGGGCAGTCCATCGCCTGGCGGGCATGTATCGTACGGAGCGCGACATCGAAGGCGGTGGCATTCGGATCACACCTGCCTTCCAGCGCTATCTGGCCGCCGTGGAACGCGCGAATCGGGATCAACAACGATCCAAGAATCGCTTTGTGTCGGCGAATTTGCGCCTCGTGGTCTCCATAGCCCGGCGCTACAACCGCGGGCGACTACCGCTGATCGACCTGATTCAGGAAGGCAACATCGGGCTGATGAAGGCCGTAGAGCGCTTCGATCACCGGCGCGGCTATCGCTTCAGTACCTACGCGTCTTGGTGGATCCGGCATGCCATCAGTCGAGCGCTCGCCGACAAGGGTAGGGCTGTGCGCATTCCGGTCCACATGCTGGACACCTACAATCGCGTGGCGCGAGCAACCCAAGCCATCACCACGCGTACCGGCGAGGAGCCTTCCACCCAGGAATTGGAGAAAGAGACCGGAATCGCCGCCGAAAAACTCGAAAAAATCCGCGGTCACTGGGCCGAGACCCCGTTTTCCCTGGACCGGCCGGTAAACGATGAGGACGGCCGGAGATTCGTTGACTTCCTTGAAGAGGACGATGTCCCCACGCCCTACGAAACCCTGCTCAGCCAGAACTGGGCTGATGAAGTACGGCGTTTGCTGTGCGCGCTCACGCCCATGGAGGCGCGCATCTTGCGGTGGCGTTTCGGTCTCGACGACGAGGACGAGCTCACGCTCAAAGAGATTGGGGACAAGTACAACCTGTCGCGCGAGCGGATTCGGCAGCTGCAGGAGCAGGCACTGTCGAAGATCCGGCGCCAGATCCGAGAGTAG
- a CDS encoding LysM peptidoglycan-binding domain-containing protein translates to MRSAALLGALFSAFVVPTTVRAQDAPHASTRGASPAAHDTRAYMVREGDTLSDVSERVLGDSRKWPELWANNPEITNPHWIFPGSAVRMSHDEPPQASKSPAHTGRRIVVPRASLRPNTLLLREQGYLDQAALQAAGRIVGSVEERMLLAEGDEVYLGFPGGRKVRPGQSYTLFRKLPRDETHIHPDASGVLVRILGAATVQTFDPKRGIARALIFESLDPIERGVGAAVMKRRFALVDPQPNQGSVDAKIVATLRDRQLIAHDNLVFVDVGSRQGVQEGNRFFVVKRGDAWRASLYTSARHMGATVRPPNIDAASLPYETVAELRVVHARPNTLAAVVIRSAGDVRVGDRAVMRKGF, encoded by the coding sequence GTGAGAAGCGCAGCCCTACTTGGCGCGCTTTTTTCGGCTTTTGTGGTCCCCACGACCGTGCGAGCCCAGGATGCTCCGCATGCCTCAACCCGCGGGGCCTCGCCCGCAGCCCATGACACTCGTGCTTACATGGTGCGCGAGGGGGACACACTTTCCGATGTTTCCGAGCGGGTCCTGGGTGATTCACGCAAATGGCCGGAGCTCTGGGCCAACAACCCCGAAATCACCAACCCACACTGGATTTTCCCCGGCTCTGCCGTTCGCATGTCGCACGACGAGCCACCGCAAGCGAGCAAGTCGCCCGCGCACACCGGTAGGCGCATCGTCGTTCCGCGAGCTTCCCTTCGTCCCAACACCTTGCTGCTGCGCGAACAGGGCTACCTCGATCAGGCGGCCCTGCAAGCCGCCGGACGCATCGTGGGATCCGTCGAGGAGAGGATGCTCCTCGCGGAAGGCGATGAGGTGTACCTGGGTTTCCCCGGCGGTCGCAAGGTCAGGCCTGGCCAAAGCTACACGTTGTTCCGAAAGCTACCTCGCGACGAAACGCACATTCATCCGGACGCGTCGGGTGTGCTGGTGCGCATCCTGGGAGCCGCCACGGTGCAGACGTTCGATCCCAAGCGTGGAATCGCGCGCGCGTTGATCTTCGAGTCGCTGGATCCCATCGAGCGAGGTGTGGGCGCGGCAGTGATGAAACGACGCTTCGCACTGGTGGACCCCCAGCCAAACCAAGGCAGCGTTGACGCCAAGATCGTGGCTACGCTACGAGACCGCCAGCTGATTGCCCACGACAATCTGGTGTTCGTGGACGTGGGCTCGCGCCAGGGTGTGCAAGAAGGCAATCGCTTCTTCGTTGTGAAGCGAGGCGACGCCTGGCGTGCCAGCCTCTACACGAGCGCCCGGCATATGGGGGCCACGGTGAGGCCTCCAAACATCGACGCAGCAAGTCTGCCCTACGAAACCGTGGCCGAGCTTCGCGTGGTACATGCACGTCCCAACACCCTGGCGGCGGTCGTGATCCGTTCGGCCGGGGATGTAAGGGTGGGGGACCGAGCCGTGATGCGAAAAGGCTTCTAA
- the lspA gene encoding signal peptidase II — protein sequence MTESRRIKRSTRAIGSCLVLFAFGVVADLGTKQWALETLSAERHGPTPPVCEPDAQGLVYMQHVRSRVVVLIDDYLELRYAENCGAAFGFLDNAPGPLRGVLFVSTALLAIGALSWMFLTGSGGPLFAVSAPLVISGAVGNLVDRLRFGYVIDFIRFHVYDSFEWPTFNVADAAITVGVALLFLDGLRQGQAKEQPSPLPTGP from the coding sequence ATGACTGAAAGTCGACGTATCAAGCGTTCGACCCGCGCAATCGGTTCGTGCCTTGTCCTGTTCGCGTTCGGGGTCGTTGCTGACCTGGGGACCAAGCAGTGGGCTCTCGAGACGCTTTCGGCTGAGCGTCACGGGCCCACACCACCGGTGTGTGAACCGGACGCCCAGGGGCTCGTGTACATGCAGCACGTACGCTCGCGGGTCGTCGTCCTGATCGATGACTATCTCGAGCTACGCTACGCCGAGAACTGCGGAGCGGCCTTCGGCTTCTTGGACAACGCGCCGGGACCCCTGCGGGGTGTGCTTTTTGTCAGCACGGCGCTGCTGGCGATCGGCGCACTTTCGTGGATGTTCCTGACGGGCAGCGGCGGTCCCCTTTTCGCCGTAAGTGCTCCACTGGTGATATCCGGCGCGGTGGGCAACTTGGTCGACCGGCTCAGATTTGGGTACGTGATCGATTTCATTCGCTTTCACGTTTACGACAGCTTCGAGTGGCCCACCTTCAACGTGGCCGACGCCGCCATCACCGTCGGTGTCGCCCTGCTTTTTCTGGATGGCCTCCGCCAGGGGCAGGCCAAGGAGCAGCCTAGCCCGCTTCCGACAGGACCCTGA
- the dacB gene encoding D-alanyl-D-alanine carboxypeptidase/D-alanyl-D-alanine-endopeptidase, translating to MNQRRRGGLTGTRARSCAIRASVFGCALAVCGNVGSWPCQALAQARTGPRGESLATRLAVLLREAKLGGQVGVAVASVSNGRMLFEHRAELPLNPASNMKLVTAAAVLEELGPSFRIRTGLYGRNKNDAVVGGLYLKSYGDPTLRVADIAHLAGQIVGSGVRTVDEVRVDGSYFDSITLPPAFEQQPDEAAAFRAPIAAVSVERNSYALRVSPGRSAGDPAQVKLKIADYFELRNELTTGSTGSLSVIAIQQPKADKLSLLVRGRVPLRLSNASFRRRVAHPLRYAGHALIQSLRAQRVRVPQRIVLRPLPTDLPLLATRLSPPLGQILWAMGKQSDNFTAEMLLKLLGAERKRLPGRSQDGASVLVAFLEQIGVPKGRATIVNGSGLFRGNKLAARDLVRLLLYVYGSPALRAEYLAHLAVGGKDGTLARRLQGLPADAIVRAKTGTLNDVIALSGYVLGSSPSRTIAFSFLANGVNGRRQQARDLADRLVAAMASELDPSANAAARTQEEGRPVSSGRDSPVAR from the coding sequence GTGAACCAAAGAAGGCGAGGCGGGCTCACTGGCACGCGAGCGAGGTCTTGCGCGATCCGAGCGAGCGTGTTCGGCTGCGCGCTGGCGGTGTGCGGGAACGTGGGGTCGTGGCCGTGCCAGGCGCTCGCGCAAGCTCGCACCGGTCCGCGGGGGGAGTCGCTGGCGACACGGCTCGCCGTCTTGTTGCGCGAGGCGAAGCTCGGGGGGCAGGTGGGTGTAGCGGTCGCTTCCGTTTCCAATGGACGCATGCTTTTCGAGCACCGGGCTGAGCTCCCCCTCAACCCCGCCTCCAACATGAAGCTCGTAACCGCAGCAGCTGTCCTGGAGGAGCTCGGCCCGAGCTTCCGAATTCGTACCGGCCTGTACGGACGTAACAAGAATGATGCCGTTGTGGGAGGCCTGTACCTCAAAAGCTACGGGGACCCTACCCTCCGTGTAGCCGACATCGCGCACTTGGCAGGCCAGATAGTGGGGAGCGGTGTCCGTACGGTGGATGAGGTTCGGGTAGACGGTAGCTATTTTGATTCCATCACGCTTCCGCCTGCATTCGAGCAGCAACCGGACGAGGCGGCCGCCTTCCGGGCTCCCATAGCTGCAGTATCGGTGGAGCGCAACTCGTATGCGCTGCGCGTCAGCCCGGGTCGCAGTGCGGGAGATCCTGCGCAGGTGAAGCTAAAAATCGCAGACTATTTCGAGCTGCGCAACGAGCTTACCACGGGGAGCACGGGCAGCCTTTCGGTCATCGCGATCCAACAGCCCAAGGCAGACAAGCTATCTCTGCTGGTGCGGGGGCGCGTTCCCCTTCGTTTGTCGAATGCCTCCTTCAGGCGGCGCGTCGCGCACCCGCTGCGGTACGCCGGCCATGCCTTGATCCAGTCGCTGCGTGCGCAGCGCGTCCGGGTGCCGCAGCGCATCGTTTTGCGGCCCCTTCCAACCGATCTGCCGCTGCTGGCCACGCGGCTGTCACCGCCCTTGGGACAGATTCTGTGGGCGATGGGCAAGCAAAGCGACAACTTCACCGCCGAGATGCTCCTGAAGCTGCTGGGAGCAGAGCGCAAGCGCCTTCCCGGCCGCTCGCAGGACGGAGCCTCGGTGCTGGTGGCCTTTCTCGAGCAGATCGGCGTTCCGAAAGGTAGGGCCACGATCGTGAACGGGTCCGGGCTTTTTCGGGGAAACAAGCTTGCTGCCCGCGATCTCGTCAGGCTGCTTCTGTACGTTTATGGCTCGCCTGCTCTGCGAGCAGAGTACCTCGCTCACCTGGCAGTGGGGGGAAAGGACGGCACCCTGGCGCGGCGCCTCCAAGGGCTGCCGGCCGACGCGATCGTGCGCGCCAAGACCGGTACCCTAAACGACGTGATCGCCCTGTCAGGCTACGTCTTGGGATCCAGCCCGAGTCGCACCATCGCTTTCAGCTTCCTCGCCAACGGGGTCAACGGGCGCCGCCAGCAGGCTCGCGATCTTGCCGACCGCCTGGTCGCTGCCATGGCCTCCGAGCTCGACCCCAGCGCAAATGCAGCAGCGCGAACGCAGGAAGAGGGCCGCCCGGTATCCAGCGGCCGTGACTCTCCTGTGGCGAGGTAG
- the nusB gene encoding transcription antitermination factor NusB, whose translation MGLRRKAREAALQMLYEMELSGMSCERAIAAYWSNLETSRTPVAFANELVRGWARNAGRVDRAIAAVSEHWRLERMDCVDRNILRLATYELMMLADVPARVTLNEAIELAKRFGHEGSAAFVNGVLDRVAAEQGKG comes from the coding sequence ATGGGACTTCGGCGCAAGGCCCGTGAGGCCGCCCTTCAGATGCTGTACGAGATGGAGCTCTCGGGCATGTCCTGTGAGCGGGCCATCGCGGCCTACTGGTCCAACCTGGAGACGTCGCGCACGCCCGTGGCCTTTGCGAACGAGCTCGTGCGCGGGTGGGCGCGGAATGCAGGGCGGGTCGACCGTGCGATAGCCGCGGTGAGCGAGCACTGGCGGCTTGAACGAATGGACTGCGTTGACCGCAATATCTTGCGACTGGCGACCTATGAGCTGATGATGTTGGCAGACGTGCCGGCCAGGGTGACCCTCAACGAGGCGATAGAGCTGGCGAAACGTTTCGGTCATGAGGGCAGCGCCGCGTTCGTTAACGGAGTCCTGGACCGCGTCGCCGCAGAACAGGGAAAGGGCTAG
- the ribH gene encoding 6,7-dimethyl-8-ribityllumazine synthase, with protein sequence MTAITDNPRGCFGLVASRFNEFIVSRLLLGARAAFDSAGVPDSLLIVSRVPGAFEIPLACRLLIQRNSVDAVVALGCVIRGETPHFDYVASAAASGCARVALDTGKPVIFGLLATDTVEQAMQRAGPGPANKGHQAAIAAMEMVQEIRRILAGPRPGRTGA encoded by the coding sequence ATGACAGCGATCACAGACAACCCTCGCGGGTGCTTCGGCTTGGTGGCTTCGCGGTTCAACGAGTTCATCGTCTCACGGCTGCTGCTAGGGGCTCGGGCTGCGTTCGATTCGGCCGGCGTACCGGACTCACTTCTGATCGTGAGCCGCGTGCCGGGCGCCTTCGAGATTCCGCTGGCCTGCAGGTTGCTGATCCAGCGGAACTCCGTCGATGCCGTCGTTGCCCTCGGCTGCGTGATTCGCGGCGAGACGCCTCACTTCGATTACGTGGCGAGCGCGGCAGCGTCCGGATGCGCCCGCGTGGCGTTGGATACCGGCAAGCCCGTCATCTTCGGGTTACTTGCGACCGATACCGTCGAGCAGGCCATGCAGCGTGCTGGCCCCGGACCCGCAAACAAGGGTCACCAAGCGGCTATCGCAGCCATGGAGATGGTACAGGAGATCCGGCGAATCCTCGCTGGCCCTCGACCAGGGCGTACCGGCGCTTGA